The Piliocolobus tephrosceles isolate RC106 chromosome 10, ASM277652v3, whole genome shotgun sequence nucleotide sequence CCAGATACTTTCGGTAGAGCTGAAGGGCTGTGCGTGCATCCTCAATACTGTCATGGGTTTCCCCTTGAATCTTCAGGTCTGGGGTAAGTAAAGGTGGAATAGTTTGGGACCCAGCAAAGGGAGGTAGGAACATGTCTCCCCACTCCTACCTGACTCCAGAAAACTAAAAAGCCTGACTGTCCTTAAGGGAAATTGTCAAACATCTTCTTCATTGCATAGAAGGGATATTGACGTTAATTAAATCCATTAGTAACTGTCACCACTAACTGAGGGTCACCCCTACTCTCACTTTGTCCTCTAACACttttcctactttttcttttccccccatgcttttattttttatgtttaaattttattttagatttggggtacatgtgcatgtttgctACATGGGTGTATCATGTACTGGTGAGGACAGGGCTTCTGGTATCCCTAATATGCAAATAGTGAACTATGCACCCAATACATAATTTTCAACCCTCACCCATCCCCCACCAACCCCACTTttagagtccccagtgtctattatttccatccttatgtccatatgtactcattgtttagttccaacttataagtgagaatatgtggtatctgattttctgtttctgagttacttcacttagtatGATGGCccacagctccatccatgttgctgcaaaggacacgatttctttttgtttaaatggCTGCTTCTGCTATTAATGTACACCACAGGGGCCTACAAGGCAGAGCAACTCACCCAGAAAGTACCAAGCAAGGAATCGCAGGGAAATCATTCGTTTTCGGGGCATGTGGAACAGGTAGACAGTGTCAAGGACTTGGTCCTTGGGCACCTGGCAAGGATAAAAGAGGGGGAGACTTAAGGTAGGGGACTATTATTTCCCATTCTCTGAAGGCACAATGTATACCCTGAGGGGCCCACTCTCACAAGAAGACTCTTAAAAGAGCCCTGCCAAACCATCAGGTTGATGACCCGGAAGTCCTTCTGCAGGCCATGACCCACAAACTTGACTCCAATGTCAATGAGAAAACGAAGCTTTAAGTAGGTAGACTTGAGAGTTGTTAGGTGCTTGGAGGAAATTTTGGCATCGAGGTCACCAGGCTTTATACCCGAGTATTGAGTCAAGTAATCCACCACCTAGGAATAGAGAAAAGGACAAGTCTTTTTCAGGAAGTGAGGTGGAGTTTTCCCCTATCACTCTTCTCTGGGTTCTTGAGCACCGTACATAAGCACCAGGGTGTGCCTCACTTGCATCTCCGTATCTTAATACCTGCTCCTGGGTAGAGATGTAGTCATCAATGAAGGGGATACCCTCATTAGGTCCCTGGCCCCGAACACAGGTAATCCTGGCTACTGACATCTGACTTGGTTTAATGGTAGACTTGGTACCATCACTGCGTAACTCTGCTTCCTCCTACATGAGAAGAGTTAATAAGGAAATCAGAGAAATGCTTACAACTCCTAATATCCTCAGAGTTCTCTTGCAATGCCCCATTCCTTTGGTCTTGGTTACCTCATTAAGGGTGACAAACTCAGCATCCAGACCCACCAGGTCCCCAATCTGTGGCATCTCATTCAGCATCAGTGGAATAAAGGTAGTGTGTGTTTTCCGCTGCTTCCGTGCCAGCGAGGCTTCAGCCAGCAAGACACTTGCCTCAATAGGGTTCTTGACTAGAAGGGAGAATGAAGAGGACACAGGGCTTGGATAGCGAAGTAACTAGGGGAGAGAAGCCCAATGTGGCTGATAGACTCTGGGTCTTCACTGTGACCCCTCAATAATCAAAGCACATGAGAAAAAAGATCATGTCTGATAAATGGGACAGGTAGACAGAGCAGGTCACATCACAAAATTATCAACAAACATGCTGAGAAAAAACCAGAAAAGACCACAGAGAATAAAGAATAAGATTTTCACTTGGACCTTAGTTTAGAGAATCCAGAAAAAGGTTACAGAGAAACTATGGTTTAAAGATACCAAATAGGTACTTAATAAGGAGctcacagctgggtgtggtgactcatgcctataattccaccactttgagaggccaaggcgggcagatcacctgaggtcaggagtgtaagaccagcctggccaacatggtgaaaccctgtctctactaaaaatacaaaaattagccaggtgtggtggtatgcgcctgtaatcccagctactcaggaggctgaggcaggagagtcacttgaaccccagaggcgaaggtcgcagtgagccgagatcacgccattgcactctagcctgggggaacaagagcaagacttcatctaaaaaaaaaaaaaaaaaaaagagctcaccTCCAAGTAGATTTTCATTAAGGTAAGAATAAGTAGACAtgagacaggtgcagtggcttacacctgtaatcctagtactttgggaggccaaggcaggcagatcaccaggtcaggagtttgagaccagcctggccaacatggtgaaacccgtctctactaattagacaaaaaaaaaaaaaattagccaggcgtggtggcacctgcctgtaatcccaactgcttgggaggctgaggcaggagaatcacttgaacccaggaggcagaggtcacagtgagccaagatcacgccattgcactccagcctgggcaacaagagcgaaactctgtcccacaaaaaagaataattagaTGTAACATCATAACCTAAGCCATTCTGACCAAACGTCCCCCCTCATCTCATTTCCACTCCACTCTCAAGATTTacagcattgtttttttttttttttttaaagacagggtctcaggctgggcaccatggctcacggctgtaatcccagcattttgggaggccaaggcgggcagatcacgaggtcaggagttcaaaaccaacctggccaacatggtgaaaccccgtctctactaaaaatagaaaaaattagccgggcatggtggcaggcacctgtagtcccagctactcgggaggctgaggcaggagaactgcttgaactcgggaggtggaggtcacagtgagccgaaattgtgccattgcactccagcctgggcaacaagtgatactctgtcaaaaaaaaaaaaaaaagggggggtctcatcctgttgcctagcctggagtaTGCTctggtacaatcatggcttactcactgtagccttggcctcctgggctcaagtgatcctcccacctcaacctctccagctttagctgggaccacaagtatatgccaccacactcagctaaatttttttttttttgagacagggtttcactctagtcacccaggctagtgtgtaatgatgcaatctcgactcactgaaacctccgactcccaggctgaagtgattctcctgcctcagcctcccaagtagctgggacaacaggagcacatcaccacacccggctactttttgtaatttttgtagagacagggtttcaccatgttgtccagactggtctcgaactcttgagctcaagtgatctgcccgcctcagcctcccaaaatgctgggattacaggccataagccactgtgcctggcctacacaggctaattaaaaaaaaaaaaaactttttttaggctgggtgtggttgcttacgcctgtaatcccagcactttgggaggccaaggcgggcagatcatgaggtcaggagttagagaccagcctgaccaacatggtgaaaccctgtctctactaaaaatacaaaaaaattacccaggcgtggtgtcaggcgtctgtaatcccagctactcaggaggctgaggcaggagaatcgcttgaacccaggaggcagaggtttcagtgagccgagactgtgccattgcactccagcctgggtgacacagtgagactccatctcaaaaaaaaaaaaaaaaaaaaaaaaatttaagagatgggggtcttgctatgttgctcaggctggatttcGTGCTTCTAAATTTAAGGTCTGATAAACAGGAATCTCTTTTGTATCTCCAGAAATATTAACACTGGTTACCAATCCTAAGTACTTGCAAGCAATGTCCCAGATCTCATCCTGAAGCCCAATCTGAACTGCCCACACACTTGGGTCTACTATGTAGCACTTACTGTTCAGGTTGTATCTGGAATTGAGATTCCGTTTGACATAATAAAGGATTGCAGGTACTTTCCAATTCATGTCAAACTGCACAGCTTCATGCTATAGAAGAGAAAAAGCACTTATGGCTAACGTATATcacccttttccttttccccactTCAGACAGAGGCCAGGACTCAGgtgctcatttgtttttttttttttttcaggtgctATTTTTAAGTGCTAATGgtttttatttctgaggattccttcctccctccctgttgAATCTGCCTGGCATTCTATAGGGCCCTAAAGATAAGGATGCTAGGAAAAggggaaatgaaagaagaaacagaacatgTTGGAACTAACCTTATCAATAGGTTCAATAAGAAAGTCATTGAACAGATACCACTGCTGGTGAGTAACGCCctatggaaatacaaagaaagcCTGTGGCGATACAAAGTGATGGCTAGACAACTGTCTCAGACTCAAGGACAGATCTGGGACTCACTGTGGCCATCCCAGGAGTGTTCCTGCCCTCTATAACCTCACTCACCTCCTTGCGCTGGTGGTAGGTCTCTCCAACTTtgatgtgagccaccaggctgCCCCCTGTGCGTGAGTCCAGGATGTGTACCACAGTAGCCATCAGGTCATACACATAGACACCATGCTCCTCCTCTGCCCTGGCTGGGCCCCACTGTGAGGGGGGTACCCAGGCTGCTAAGCTAAGTTTAAggatggggaagggaggggaatgGGGACAGAGGACAGGGAGTTGGGGGCATAGGGGATGGGGTACCAGGGTAGGTTATCTCCATCCTAGCCCATCTAAGACCCCAACACTGAACTGAGTGACTACAGAAAATCCCCTAACAGGTAAATACTAGGCcttattctcttccttttccctctgcTAGGTTTCATCTTCCCCTGCCCTCCTTTACCTTCTGCCCCACCTTCTCTCCCTTAATCCCTTTCCTCTTCCCGGTTTTTCAACAACCTGCATCTCATCCCCATCAGTCCAATTGCAAACATCCAGCCCTTTGTTCTTGGTCATCTTCATGCGAATGGAGAAAGGAAGCCAGACGTTCTTCAACTCCTCAATGGAGGGACATACCAGCACACCCTCTGGACTCCCTAGTTCCTTCCTATCAGGTCAGAAGAATTGGAAATTTGTTCTGAAAGAGATCTTGACAAGAGGAGCCACTGGACAATTCAATCATTTGACAACTCCCAAGACAGCACCTACCAATCAGCCAAAGCAAACTCCTTGTTCTTGGAGATTTCCCCACCATGTTTCTTTACTGCTATCTTGAAGGCAACctgaacacaaaagaaaaacatccagTTCTTCAGGAACATAATCATGTATGGAGATCAGAACAGgggtaaaatgaaaaattattcctGAAGCCGTTTCTAGTCTGAGTCCTTACCTCAGCCTGCATTCTCCAGAAATCAGCCTCTTTTGAGCTGTTCACCTCACAATTGATGACGAGAATATCTGGCAGATGGCGGATGTTGCGGGTCTGAATctgagaggaaaaaacaaacaaggaatgGCAGGGAATGTACAGGAAAAGGAGTCTGGACAGGGACCTGGGTCTGTGTCCTCAAACTGGGATTCCTCACTCCACCAGAGATCCCTGGATGGCAGTGCTGACAGAGCCAGCCCCACATGGGACGGTGCTGAATCTCCATGGCAGGACCAGGACTCTAGTCCAGTCCAACAGTCCACTCACCGTGGGCTGGTACTTTTCACAGTTGTCACACCAGGCCTGTGTATTCTGGTCCAGGCAGATGCTTCGCTTCAGCACCTGAGCAAAGTCATAGTTCTTCCCAATTTTATCTGAGGGAAAATTAGATGCTTTACTCCTGGTTCTCCCCTCTAGCCACAGTGAGCCCCCAACACCCTCTCCCTGATATTACAGGACATTTTGGGGAGCCTTCCCAACAGAGCTGAAGGGTACACCACTGTTGCTACCATCAGGGTAGGAGAGTGTGAAAAGCAGGGTGGATGAGGCTCGCACGGTCTCACTGCCACAGCGGCAGAGGCTGCAGTTCTCCATCTCACAGCTGAAGAGCTGCCCAATAACAGAGTCCCCCGATGAGCAAAAGCTGCTAAGAATGGAGAGGATGATATATGCACATTGAGGAAGTTAGGAGACCCTTTAAATCACAGAGGGGCCTGTCATGATGGCTTTAACTATTTCTATCCTGATTTCATACCTGCCTCCAGCACCTCGATAAGCCTGTGGTACTTCCAGCTCCTGCATATCTTGATGCAGTTGAGTGAGAATGAAGCGATTCCACCTCTGAATGAGCCTGGCCAGATTGCCCTTGCCTGAAGCCTCATCTGAGTCAGCCAGGATCAGACCAAGGGCTGAGGCCTCAGGAATAGTACGGAATGCCCGAAGAAAATTACTGCCCTGGAAATGTGTTGGTGGCAAGgggttattttctcttttgtgtccaccttccttccccttccattTTAAGTGTCTCAGGTCTCCAGGTACTGACCTGGCAAGGGTCACCACGAGAGAGGTCCAACATGTGAAAGAGGAAGCCCAGCTCACATGCCAGACAGAACTCCTTCTGGCAAAGGTGGTTTTGAATTAGACAGCGTACAGGCTCCAGGAAATAAAGCACCTGGAGGGAAAAGCAGAACTGATGTAGGAAACTGGCCTAGGGGTGAGGAGAAATATGAAGGTTAAGTGAGCTGGTGGAAAATACACAGCAGGAGTCCACCGAAGCAGTGAGTCCACCAAACCAGTGGAGCTCAGAGGAGACTTGAAAGTTGTAGAGGCAAGAAAGAATTGTAGAGGAGACCATGGTAAAGTGAGCATGGCTGAGGATACCTGGAAAGAGCAGGGTCGAGTGGCCATAGGGAAGAAGGAAAGCAGTAGGCACGTTGAAGTTGTAGGAATACCCAACCCTTACCTGGATCATGCAGTTACAGTAGGCGTTGGGGATGTGGGGCTCTAATCCAGCAAACAAGGTCTTATTGTAGTGTTTGAAGTCAAAGTCCTCCAGCCCTAGCTTGGAATATTTGATGGTCACCTAAGGCAGAAATAGTCTGAGCAAGACAAGGATATCCTCAGAGTCCCCAAATCTTTCCAGTAGCCATAGCCTTTCCTAGAACCTTCCTCCTGGGTCCAGGGTGGTAGTTGAAGGCCTCCTGACTGAGTCCTTCAATCCTTTCTCATCTGACTTCCTTCCCAGGGTACCTTTCCTCACATCCCACAGGCCCTGATGTCCCCCAGCACCTTGCGGTATTTCTTAGAAACCATGTGGAGATGTGGCTCCTCTTCTCGTCCTACTGGTGACTCAGTGACCTGGCTGAAGCTGTCAAATTCACTGTCTGACTCCTTGAGTCTGTAAGGTATCTAGGGATTTTAAGAAGAGGTAACCTTGTTGGATGTCTTGTCATCTTTGGCTTCACCCTCATTTATCCCAACATTGAAACAGCCACCAAGTCCTGAACCTTCTACATTCATAGCATTCTCAGCATCTACTGCTTCCT carries:
- the PAN2 gene encoding PAN2-PAN3 deadenylation complex catalytic subunit PAN2 isoform X6, with protein sequence MNFEGLDPGLAEYAPAMHSALDPVLDAHLNPSLLQNVELDPEGVALEALPVQESVHIMEGVYSELHSVVAEVGVPVSVSHFDLHEEMLWVGSHGGHATSFFGPALERYSSFQVNGSDDIRQIQSLENGILFLTKNNLKYMARGGLIIFDYLLDENEDMHSLLLTDSSTLLVGGLQNHILEIDLNTVQETQKYAVETPGVTIMRQTNRFFFCGHTSGKVSLRDLRTFKVEHEFDAFSGSLSDFDVHGNLLAACGFSSRLTGLACDRFLKVYDLRMMRAITPLQVHVDPAFLRFIPTYTSRLAIISQSGQCQFCEPTGLANPADIFHVNPVGPLLMTFDVSASKQALAFGDSEGCVHLWTDSPEPSFNPYSRETEFALPCLVDSLPPLDWSQDLLPLSLIPVPLTTDTLLSDWPAANSAPAPRRAPPVDAEILRTMKKVGFIGYAPNPRTKLRNQIPYRLKESDSEFDSFSQVTESPVGREEEPHLHMVSKKYRKVTIKYSKLGLEDFDFKHYNKTLFAGLEPHIPNAYCNCMIQVLYFLEPVRCLIQNHLCQKEFCLACELGFLFHMLDLSRGDPCQGSNFLRAFRTIPEASALGLILADSDEASGKGNLARLIQRWNRFILTQLHQDMQELEVPQAYRGAGGSSFCSSGDSVIGQLFSCEMENCSLCRCGSETVRASSTLLFTLSYPDDKIGKNYDFAQVLKRSICLDQNTQAWCDNCEKYQPTIQTRNIRHLPDILVINCEVNSSKEADFWRMQAEVAFKIAVKKHGGEISKNKEFALADWKELGSPEGVLVCPSIEELKNVWLPFSIRMKMTKNKGLDVCNWTDGDEMQWGPARAEEEHGVYVYDLMATVVHILDSRTGGSLVAHIKVGETYHQRKEGVTHQQWYLFNDFLIEPIDKHEAVQFDMNWKVPAILYYVKRNLNSRYNLNIKNPIEASVLLAEASLARKQRKTHTTFIPLMLNEMPQIGDLVGLDAEFVTLNEEEAELRSDGTKSTIKPSQMSVARITCVRGQGPNEGIPFIDDYISTQEQVVDYLTQYSGIKPGDLDAKISSKHLTTLKSTYLKLRFLIDIGVKFVGHGLQKDFRVINLMVWQGSFKSLLVPKDQVLDTVYLFHMPRKRMISLRFLAWYFLDAAVFSSVLAL
- the PAN2 gene encoding PAN2-PAN3 deadenylation complex catalytic subunit PAN2 isoform X7; translated protein: MNFEGLDPGLAEYAPAMHSALDPVLDAHLNPSLLQNVELDPEGVALEALPVQESVHIMEGVYSELHSVVAEVGVPVSVSHFDLHEEMLWVGSHGGHATSFFGPALERYSSFQVNGSDDIRQIQSLENGILFLTKNNLKYMARGGLIIFDYLLDENEDMHSLLLTDSSTLLVGGLQNHILEIDLNTVQETQKYAVETPGVTIMRQTNRFFFCGHTSGKVSLRDLRTFKVEHEFDAFSGSLSDFDVHGNLLAACGFSSRLTGLACDRFLKVYDLRMMRAITPLQVHVDPAFLRFIPTYTSRLAIISQSGQCQFCEPTGLANPADIFHVNPVGPLLMTFDVSASKQALAFGDSEGCVHLWTDSPEPSFNPYSRETEFALPCLVDSLPPLDWSQDLLPLSLIPVPLTTDTLLSDWPAANSAPAPRRAPPVDAEILRTMKKVGFIGYAPNPRTKLRNQIPYRLKESDSEFDSFSQVTESPVGREEEPHLHMVSKKYRKVTIKYSKLGLEDFDFKHYNKTLFAGLEPHIPNAYCNCMIQVLYFLEPVRCLIQNHLCQKEFCLACELGFLFHMLDLSRGDPCQGSNFLRAFRTIPEASALGLILADSDEASGKGNLARLIQRWNRFILTQLHQDMQELEVPQAYRGAGGSSFCSSGDSVIGQLFSCEMENCSLCRCGSETVRASSTLLFTLSYPDDKIGKNYDFAQVLKRSICLDQNTQAWCDNCEKYQPTIQTRNIRHLPDILVINCEVNSSKEADFWRMQAEVAFKIAVKKHGGEISKNKEFALADWKELGSPEGVLVCPSIEELKNVWLPFSIRMKMTKNKGLDVCNWTDGDEMQWGPARAEEEHGVYVYDLMATVVHILDSRTGGSLVAHIKVGETYHQRKEGVTHQQWYLFNDFLIEPIDKHEAVQFDMNWKVPAILYYVKRNLNSRYNLNIKNPIEASVLLAEASLARKQRKTHTTFIPLMLNEMPQIGDLVGLDAEFVTLNEEEAELRSDGTKSTIKPSQMSVARITCVRGQGPNEGIPFIDDYISTQEQVVDYLTQYSGIKPGDLDAKISSKHLTTLKSTYLKLRFLIDIGVKFVGHGLQKDFRVINLMVPKDQVLDTVYLFHMPRKRMISLRFLAWYFLDAAVFSSVLAL
- the PAN2 gene encoding PAN2-PAN3 deadenylation complex catalytic subunit PAN2 isoform X8, which produces MNFEGLDPGLAEYAPAMHSALDPVLDAHLNPSLLQNVELDPEGVALEALPVQESVHIMEGVYSELHSVVAEVGVPVSVSHFDLHEEMLWVGSHGGHATSFFGPALERYSSFQVNGSDDIRQIQSLENGILFLTKNNLKYMARGGLIIFDYLLDENEDMHSLLLTDSSTLLVGGLQNHILEIDLNTVQETQKYAVETPGVTIMRQTNRFFFCGHTSGKVSLRDLRTFKVEHEFDAFSGSLSDFDVHGNLLAACGFSSRLTGLACDRFLKVYDLRMMRAITPLQVHVDPAFLRFIPTYTSRLAIISQSGQCQFCEPTGLANPADIFHVNPVGPLLMTFDVSASKQALAFGDSEGCVHLWTDSPEPSFNPYSRETEFALPCLVDSLPPLDWSQDLLPLSLIPVPLTTDTLLSDWPAANSAPAPRRAPPVDAEILRTMKKVGFIGYAPNPRTKLRNQIPYRLKESDSEFDSFSQVTESPVGREEEPHLHMVSKKYRKVTIKYSKLGLEDFDFKHYNKTLFAGLEPHIPNAYCNCMIQVLYFLEPVRCLIQNHLCQKEFCLACELGFLFHMLDLSRGDPCQGSNFLRAFRTIPEASALGLILADSDEASGKGNLARLIQRWNRFILTQLHQDMQELEVPQAYRGAGGSSFCSSGDSVIGQLFSCEMENCSLCRCGSETVRASSTLLFTLSYPDDKIGKNYDFAQVLKRSICLDQNTQAWCDNCEKYQPTIQTRNIRHLPDILVINCEVNSSKEADFWRMQAEVAFKIAVKKHGGEISKNKEFALADWKELGSPEGVLVCPSIEELKNVWLPFSIRMKMTKNKGLDVCNWTDGDEMQWGPARAEEEHGVYVYDLMATVVHILDSRTGGSLVAHIKVGETYHQRKEGVTHQQWYLFNDFLIEPIDKHEAVQFDMNWKVPAILYYVKRNLNSRYNLNIKNPIEASVLLAEASLARKQRKTHTTFIPLMLNEMPQIGDLVGLDAEFVTLNEEEAELRSDGTKSTIKPSQMSVARITCVRGQGPNEGIPFIDDYISTQEQVVDYLTQYSGIKPGDLDAKISSKHLTTLKSTYLKLRFLIDIGVKFVGHGLQKDFRVINLMVWQGSFKSLLVRVGPSGYTLCLQRMGNNSPLP